Proteins encoded together in one Sulfitobacter pontiacus window:
- a CDS encoding acetyl-CoA carboxylase carboxyltransferase subunit alpha: MTQYLDFEKPLAEVEGKAEELRALARSSEGMDVSAEAKTLDEKAHQMLDDLYKSLTPWRKCQVARHPDRPHCKDYIEALFTEYTPLAGDRNFADDLAVMGGLARFNDTPVVVIGHEKGNDTKSRIERNFGMARPEGYRKAVRLMELADKFGLPVITLVDTPGAYPGKGAEERGQSEAIARATEKCLQIGVPLVSVIIGEGGSGGAVAFATANRVAMLEHSVYSVISPEGCASILWKDAEKMREAAEALRLTAQDLKQLGVNDRIIPEPRGGAHRDRKEAIASVRKAIAAMLDDLSGKDPKALVADRRKKFLDLGAKGLAA; the protein is encoded by the coding sequence ATGACACAGTATCTGGATTTCGAAAAACCACTGGCCGAAGTGGAAGGCAAAGCGGAAGAGCTGCGCGCTCTGGCGCGGTCCTCCGAAGGGATGGACGTGAGCGCCGAAGCCAAAACGCTGGACGAAAAAGCCCACCAAATGCTTGACGATCTGTACAAGTCGTTGACGCCGTGGCGCAAATGTCAGGTGGCACGTCACCCCGACCGGCCCCATTGCAAAGACTATATCGAGGCCCTGTTTACCGAATACACCCCGCTGGCGGGGGATCGGAACTTTGCCGATGATCTTGCGGTCATGGGCGGTCTGGCACGGTTCAACGACACGCCTGTCGTCGTGATCGGCCACGAAAAAGGCAACGACACCAAATCCCGTATCGAACGCAATTTCGGCATGGCCCGCCCCGAAGGCTACCGCAAAGCCGTGCGCCTGATGGAACTGGCCGACAAGTTCGGGCTACCCGTGATCACGCTGGTGGACACCCCCGGTGCCTACCCCGGAAAAGGCGCGGAAGAGCGTGGCCAATCCGAAGCCATCGCCCGCGCGACCGAGAAATGCTTGCAGATCGGCGTGCCGCTGGTGTCTGTCATCATCGGTGAAGGTGGGTCAGGCGGGGCGGTTGCCTTTGCCACGGCGAACCGCGTCGCCATGCTGGAACATTCCGTCTATTCCGTGATCTCGCCCGAGGGCTGCGCATCGATCCTGTGGAAAGATGCCGAGAAAATGCGCGAGGCCGCCGAAGCGCTTCGCCTGACCGCGCAAGATCTGAAACAACTGGGCGTCAACGACCGCATCATCCCCGAACCCCGTGGCGGCGCGCATCGGGATCGGAAAGAGGCGATTGCATCGGTGCGCAAGGCGATTGCCGCGATGCTGGATGACCTGTCGGGCAAAGACCCAAAGGCGCTGGTGGCAGATCGTCGCAAGAAATTCCTCGACCTCGGGGCCAAGGGGCTGGCGGCGTAA
- a CDS encoding zinc-binding dehydrogenase produces MKAAVHNSFGEPIDVIEATDVDTPTAGAGEVLVKMTLSPIHNHDLWTIRGNYGYKPELPGAIAGSEALGTVEAVGEGVDEAMIGQRVSIAGVHGTWAEYFVAPATGVLPLPDVISDVAGAQLIAMPFSAISLLETLKAQKGDWIVQTAANGAVGKIMTTLAKSRGINLLNLVRREDAVKELTDLGIDNVLSTSEAGWQDKAREIIGEKGAASAIDSVGGDISADLVDLLGLDGELVVFGTATGAPMPLNSGALIMKHITVKGFWGSRVSGDMDPEERKRLITELVTLVAKGELVLEDGGQFGLDDLSGALKASLTPGRPGKVMIRG; encoded by the coding sequence ATGAAAGCAGCAGTGCACAACAGCTTTGGCGAACCGATCGACGTCATCGAAGCGACCGATGTCGACACCCCCACCGCAGGGGCGGGCGAGGTTCTGGTCAAGATGACCCTGTCGCCAATCCACAACCACGACCTTTGGACCATCCGCGGGAACTACGGCTACAAGCCCGAGCTTCCCGGCGCGATTGCCGGCAGCGAAGCGCTTGGCACCGTCGAGGCTGTCGGTGAAGGCGTGGACGAAGCGATGATCGGCCAGCGTGTGTCGATTGCGGGCGTGCATGGCACATGGGCCGAATACTTCGTCGCCCCCGCCACTGGTGTTCTGCCCCTGCCCGACGTGATCTCGGATGTTGCTGGCGCACAGTTGATCGCGATGCCCTTCAGCGCCATCTCTCTGCTGGAAACGCTCAAGGCGCAGAAAGGCGACTGGATCGTCCAGACCGCTGCAAACGGGGCCGTCGGCAAGATCATGACCACGCTCGCCAAAAGCCGTGGCATCAACCTGCTGAACCTCGTGCGGCGCGAAGATGCTGTGAAAGAGCTGACGGATCTGGGCATCGACAACGTGCTATCGACCTCGGAAGCGGGCTGGCAGGATAAAGCGCGCGAAATCATTGGCGAAAAAGGGGCCGCATCCGCGATCGATTCCGTGGGGGGCGATATCTCGGCTGATCTGGTCGATCTGCTGGGACTGGACGGAGAGCTTGTCGTGTTCGGGACCGCGACCGGTGCGCCGATGCCGCTGAACTCTGGCGCGCTGATCATGAAGCACATCACCGTCAAAGGCTTCTGGGGCTCCCGCGTGAGCGGCGACATGGACCCCGAAGAGCGCAAGCGCCTGATCACTGAACTGGTCACGCTGGTCGCCAAAGGCGAATTGGTGTTGGAAGACGGTGGGCAGTTCGGGCTGGATGATCTCTCCGGTGCGCTCAAAGCCTCGCTGACACCGGGCCGCCCCGGCAAGGTGATGATCCGCGGCTAA
- a CDS encoding TetR/AcrR family transcriptional regulator has product MTEQKKSDQTRQKILTAGRALISKHGFGAVGLARILRESDVPKGSFYYYFPSKDAFGQALLHDYVDDYLARMDALCSGSGSARDKLLSFWSAWLAHAHSEGIANQCLVVKLGAEVADLSDDMRRILDDGVAQLVSRIAQLLVVGAEEGSVPPVDDPRAAAQMLYAKFLGAAILSKLSQDQLPLQQALSETTNFLTIR; this is encoded by the coding sequence ATGACAGAGCAAAAGAAATCAGATCAAACGCGGCAAAAGATACTGACCGCCGGACGTGCGCTGATCAGCAAGCACGGGTTTGGCGCTGTCGGGCTGGCGCGCATCCTGAGGGAAAGCGATGTCCCCAAGGGGTCGTTCTATTATTACTTTCCGTCCAAGGATGCCTTTGGTCAGGCTTTGCTGCACGACTATGTCGACGATTATCTGGCGCGCATGGATGCGCTGTGCAGCGGGTCGGGTTCTGCCCGTGACAAGCTGCTGTCCTTCTGGTCGGCGTGGCTGGCCCATGCTCATTCCGAAGGCATCGCCAACCAGTGCCTCGTTGTGAAGCTTGGGGCCGAGGTTGCCGATCTGTCCGACGACATGCGGCGCATCTTGGATGATGGCGTGGCACAGTTGGTCAGCCGCATTGCGCAGCTGCTGGTTGTCGGGGCCGAAGAAGGCTCTGTCCCGCCGGTCGATGATCCGCGGGCAGCAGCGCAGATGCTCTATGCCAAGTTTCTGGGGGCCGCGATCCTGTCGAAACTGTCGCAGGATCAGCTCCCGTTGCAGCAGGCTTTGTCAGAAACCACCAATTTCCTAACCATACGATAA
- a CDS encoding helix-turn-helix domain-containing protein, which yields MTELSPIPSYALFGETTGFPDVLHCERIKDRAPDHAWHIAPHRHAQLAQVLYILSGGGTANIDGDRFALTQGSVVFIPPRMVHSFDFAPNTQGMVQSFPIAILHSIGPVNAEVAQALTKPTVGRAAGPLIALMTQLETVAAQTGAPFRAQIAVGLGHAVLASIAAWGATRNRSNDAPRDDRLSRLDQLIADPDSAGWTAKDFASTLGISTGHLSRLCRAAKGLSATAYIEARHVEEACRMLAFTRLSVAEVGYRLGFADPSYFSRRFRTVQGVTPSQYRQQFVT from the coding sequence ATGACAGAGCTTTCCCCCATCCCCAGCTATGCGCTTTTTGGCGAAACCACAGGCTTTCCCGATGTCCTCCATTGCGAACGGATCAAGGACCGCGCACCGGATCACGCGTGGCACATCGCGCCACATCGGCACGCGCAGCTGGCGCAGGTGCTTTACATCCTTTCGGGGGGCGGCACGGCGAATATAGATGGCGACCGATTTGCCCTAACGCAGGGATCGGTCGTCTTTATCCCGCCCCGCATGGTGCATAGTTTCGACTTTGCCCCGAATACCCAAGGCATGGTGCAATCCTTTCCCATTGCGATCCTGCACAGCATCGGGCCCGTCAATGCCGAGGTCGCACAGGCGCTGACCAAGCCGACGGTTGGTCGCGCCGCGGGCCCGCTGATCGCGCTGATGACCCAGCTGGAAACCGTGGCGGCCCAGACGGGGGCGCCGTTTCGGGCGCAGATTGCCGTGGGGCTGGGGCATGCGGTTCTGGCCAGCATCGCGGCATGGGGGGCCACGCGAAACCGCAGCAACGACGCACCGCGGGATGATCGCCTGTCGCGGCTCGACCAGCTTATCGCCGATCCGGACAGCGCCGGCTGGACGGCCAAGGACTTTGCCAGCACCCTCGGGATCAGCACCGGACATCTGTCGCGCCTGTGTCGCGCGGCAAAGGGGCTGTCCGCCACCGCCTACATCGAAGCCCGCCATGTCGAGGAAGCCTGCCGCATGCTGGCCTTCACCCGCCTGTCGGTGGCCGAGGTTGGCTACCGTCTGGGCTTCGCCGATCCGTCCTATTTCTCGCGCCGTTTCCGCACCGTGCAGGGGGTGACCCCATCGCAATACCGCCAGCAATTCGTAACCTGA
- a CDS encoding TIGR02300 family protein, with amino-acid sequence MPNEEWGTKRLCPTTGKRFYDLNKDPIISPYSGEVVEVDNSKSRMIAADAEDAVTAKAKKGDVDDDETLVDDDDVDVDLDDDILDDDDDDDDTVPLEEIADVASDDED; translated from the coding sequence ATGCCCAATGAAGAATGGGGAACCAAGCGCCTGTGCCCCACAACGGGCAAGCGGTTCTACGACCTGAACAAAGATCCGATCATCAGCCCTTACTCCGGTGAAGTGGTCGAGGTGGATAACTCCAAATCACGCATGATCGCAGCAGACGCCGAAGATGCCGTCACCGCCAAAGCCAAGAAGGGCGATGTGGATGATGACGAGACATTGGTAGATGACGACGATGTAGATGTGGATCTGGACGACGACATCCTGGACGATGACGACGACGATGATGATACCGTTCCACTCGAAGAAATCGCCGACGTTGCATCCGACGACGAAGATTGA
- a CDS encoding M48 family metallopeptidase produces the protein MPDPVLPGNPPIPLILRRSARARRISLRISQLDGRVTLTMPKRLKEAEGIAFAREKEAWIRQHLDARGADVLVGIGAEFPLGGRMLRVEAGQGKRVVLGTDTISVPGPAARVPTRLAAHLKELARDRLTGACDDYSALLGRPYNKLTLRDTRSRWGSCTSDGGLMFSWRLILTPPDVLDYVAAHEVAHLAQMNHSPAFWAEVERIYGPYQEARGWLRTHGSDLHRFKFTAQA, from the coding sequence ATGCCTGATCCTGTCCTGCCCGGAAACCCGCCTATCCCGCTGATCCTGCGCCGCTCTGCGCGGGCGCGGCGGATATCATTGCGGATATCGCAGCTGGATGGGCGGGTGACGCTTACCATGCCGAAACGCTTGAAAGAGGCAGAGGGAATCGCCTTTGCCCGCGAGAAAGAGGCGTGGATTCGGCAACATCTGGACGCGCGTGGCGCTGATGTTCTGGTGGGCATCGGGGCAGAGTTTCCCTTGGGCGGTCGGATGCTGCGGGTGGAGGCCGGGCAGGGCAAGCGGGTGGTGCTGGGGACCGATACGATTTCCGTGCCCGGTCCGGCGGCGCGTGTGCCGACCCGGCTCGCCGCGCATTTGAAAGAGCTCGCGCGGGACCGGCTGACTGGGGCCTGCGACGATTATAGTGCGCTGCTGGGGCGGCCGTACAACAAGCTAACCTTGCGGGATACGCGGTCGCGGTGGGGGTCTTGCACCTCGGACGGGGGGCTGATGTTTTCGTGGCGCTTGATCCTGACGCCGCCCGACGTGCTTGATTACGTCGCCGCCCACGAGGTCGCGCATCTGGCGCAAATGAACCATTCGCCCGCCTTCTGGGCCGAGGTCGAACGGATTTACGGACCCTATCAAGAGGCGCGTGGCTGGCTGCGCACCCACGGCAGCGACCTGCACCGGTTCAAGTTTACCGCGCAGGCCTAG
- a CDS encoding L-malyl-CoA/beta-methylmalyl-CoA lyase, with protein sequence MSFRIQPTAPARPNRCQLFGPGSRPAIFEKMASSDADVINLDLEDSVAPTDKDSARANIIKAISDVDWGDKTLSVRINGLDTPYWYRDVVDLLEQAGERLDQIMIPKVGCAADVYTVDALVTAIETAKGRTKKISFEVIIESAAGIAHVEEIAAASPRLQAMSLGAADFAASMGMQTTGIGGTQENYYMLRDGAKHWSDPWHWAQTAIVAACRTHGVLPVDGPFGDFSDDEGYRAQARRSATLGMVGKWAIHPKQIAVANEVFTPSDEAVAEAREILAAMETAKANGEGATVYKGRLVDIASIKQAEVIVRQSEMIASR encoded by the coding sequence ATGAGCTTTCGCATCCAGCCTACAGCACCTGCACGTCCCAACCGCTGCCAATTGTTTGGCCCCGGTTCGCGCCCGGCAATCTTCGAAAAAATGGCAAGTTCCGACGCCGATGTGATCAACCTTGATCTGGAAGACAGCGTGGCCCCCACGGATAAGGACAGCGCCCGCGCCAATATCATCAAGGCGATCAGCGATGTCGACTGGGGCGACAAGACGTTGTCCGTGCGGATCAACGGGCTGGATACTCCTTACTGGTACCGCGATGTCGTCGACCTGCTGGAGCAAGCGGGCGAGCGTCTGGACCAGATCATGATCCCCAAGGTCGGCTGCGCCGCTGACGTATATACTGTCGACGCGCTGGTTACGGCGATCGAAACCGCCAAGGGCCGCACCAAGAAAATCTCGTTCGAGGTGATTATCGAATCGGCCGCAGGCATCGCCCACGTCGAAGAGATCGCCGCCGCCAGCCCGCGCCTGCAAGCGATGAGCCTTGGTGCCGCCGACTTTGCCGCCTCGATGGGGATGCAGACGACCGGCATCGGTGGCACGCAAGAAAACTATTACATGCTGCGCGACGGGGCAAAGCATTGGTCCGATCCGTGGCATTGGGCGCAGACCGCCATTGTCGCCGCCTGCCGGACCCACGGCGTGCTGCCGGTCGACGGTCCGTTCGGTGATTTCTCGGACGACGAAGGCTACCGCGCGCAGGCGCGCCGGTCGGCGACCCTGGGCATGGTCGGCAAATGGGCCATCCACCCCAAGCAGATCGCCGTCGCGAACGAGGTGTTCACCCCCTCCGACGAAGCCGTCGCCGAAGCGCGCGAGATTCTGGCCGCGATGGAAACAGCCAAGGCCAACGGCGAAGGCGCGACCGTCTACAAGGGCCGTTTGGTCGATATCGCCAGCATCAAACAGGCCGAAGTCATCGTGCGCCAGTCCGAGATGATCGCCTCGCGCTAG
- the pobA gene encoding 4-hydroxybenzoate 3-monooxygenase, whose amino-acid sequence MKTEVVIIGGGPSGLLLSQLLNDAGVSTVVLERTTREHVLSRIRAGVLEDGTMNLLRHAGVGARMDQQGLPHKGCYLTDNDLMVHIDFHKLIGKKVMVYGQTEVTRDLYDAQDQMGTTIIHEVEDVVIDGADSNAPTVSFTKDGQRQEISCTYVAGCDGFHGVSRATIPAAKRREFERVYPFGWLGILSRTKPVNDELIYASSAQGFALASMRSASLSRYYIQVSSTEKVEDWSDDRFWEALKQRLPRPVSEALVTGPSIEKSIAPLRSFVSEPLRWGNLFLVGDAAHIVPPTGAKGLNLAVSDVFYLHDALIAALKRGDHSGVDGYSAHALSRIWKAMRFSWQMTTMLHQFEGEDSFAPQMRRASLAHLAQSETARRDLAENYTGLPF is encoded by the coding sequence ATGAAAACGGAAGTCGTCATTATTGGCGGCGGGCCATCGGGCTTGCTGCTGTCGCAATTGCTGAACGACGCAGGCGTCAGCACTGTCGTGCTTGAAAGGACCACCCGTGAACACGTGCTGTCCCGCATCCGCGCGGGCGTGCTTGAGGACGGCACAATGAACCTGCTGCGTCACGCCGGTGTCGGTGCACGGATGGACCAGCAGGGCTTGCCGCACAAAGGCTGCTACCTGACCGACAACGATCTGATGGTGCATATCGATTTCCACAAGCTGATCGGCAAGAAGGTCATGGTCTATGGCCAGACAGAGGTCACCCGCGATCTGTACGATGCACAGGACCAGATGGGCACCACAATCATTCACGAGGTCGAGGATGTGGTGATCGACGGTGCGGACAGCAATGCGCCCACGGTATCCTTCACCAAAGACGGCCAGCGGCAAGAGATCAGCTGCACTTACGTCGCGGGCTGTGATGGGTTCCATGGCGTCAGCCGCGCGACGATCCCCGCCGCCAAACGTCGGGAGTTTGAACGGGTCTACCCTTTTGGCTGGCTGGGGATTCTGTCGCGCACGAAACCGGTGAACGATGAATTGATCTATGCCAGTTCGGCGCAGGGCTTCGCTCTGGCCTCCATGCGTAGCGCAAGCCTGAGCCGCTATTACATTCAGGTGTCGTCGACCGAAAAGGTCGAGGATTGGAGCGATGACCGCTTCTGGGAGGCGCTGAAGCAACGTTTGCCGCGACCTGTGTCAGAGGCGCTCGTGACCGGCCCGTCGATCGAGAAATCCATCGCGCCGCTGCGCTCCTTCGTGAGCGAGCCTTTGCGGTGGGGAAACCTGTTTCTGGTGGGGGATGCCGCGCATATCGTACCGCCCACCGGTGCCAAGGGGCTGAACCTCGCGGTGTCCGATGTCTTCTATCTGCATGACGCGCTGATTGCCGCGCTGAAGCGAGGGGATCACAGCGGGGTTGACGGTTATTCCGCCCATGCGCTGTCGCGGATCTGGAAGGCGATGCGGTTCAGCTGGCAGATGACAACAATGCTGCATCAGTTCGAGGGCGAGGACAGTTTCGCCCCGCAGATGCGGCGGGCGTCGCTGGCGCATCTGGCGCAAAGCGAAACAGCGCGGCGCGATCTGGCAGAGAATTATACGGGGCTGCCGTTCTAA
- the dgcN gene encoding N-acetyltransferase DgcN: MIKTPYLLFLGDAPDHLAVKVAQGIKDWRPENAVGQLRLDGCKADLGLTDMTLAQAKEAGAQTLVIGVANRGGTISATWRAVLVDALEAGFDLASGLHNLLRNEPELVAAAEKHGRSLHDVRIPSVQYPIANGVKRSGKRVLAVGTDCSVGKMYTALALDAAMKEKGLKSSFRATGQTGILITGEGVPLDAVIADFMAGSIEYLTPDNDDDHWDIIEGQGSLFHVSYSGVTMALIHGGQPDALILCHEPTRKTMRGLPDYTLPTLEEVRDVALTLAKVANAGCQVVGISINTQHLSEAEADAYLVEVEQRLGLPAVDPFRQGAARLAEALAAL, translated from the coding sequence ATGATCAAAACACCTTATCTTCTTTTTCTGGGCGACGCGCCGGATCACCTTGCGGTTAAAGTGGCGCAGGGCATCAAGGACTGGCGTCCTGAAAATGCCGTCGGTCAGCTGCGGCTGGACGGGTGCAAGGCGGATCTGGGTCTGACCGATATGACGCTTGCGCAAGCGAAAGAGGCAGGCGCGCAGACCTTGGTGATTGGCGTCGCCAACCGCGGGGGCACCATCAGCGCCACATGGCGCGCCGTGCTGGTCGACGCGCTGGAGGCCGGTTTCGATCTGGCATCCGGCTTGCATAACCTGCTGCGCAACGAGCCAGAGCTCGTGGCCGCCGCCGAGAAACACGGGCGCAGCTTGCATGATGTGCGTATCCCGTCGGTGCAGTACCCGATTGCGAATGGCGTCAAACGCAGCGGCAAGCGCGTGCTGGCGGTCGGCACCGATTGTTCGGTCGGCAAGATGTATACCGCGCTGGCGCTGGACGCGGCGATGAAAGAGAAGGGGCTGAAAAGCAGCTTCCGCGCGACGGGCCAGACCGGTATTCTGATCACCGGCGAAGGTGTGCCTTTGGATGCCGTGATCGCGGATTTCATGGCCGGCTCGATCGAGTATCTGACCCCCGACAATGACGATGATCACTGGGATATCATCGAAGGGCAGGGCAGCCTGTTCCACGTGTCCTATTCCGGTGTCACCATGGCGCTGATCCACGGCGGCCAACCCGATGCGTTGATCCTGTGTCACGAGCCGACCCGCAAGACCATGCGCGGTCTGCCCGACTACACGCTGCCGACGTTGGAAGAAGTGCGCGACGTGGCGCTGACGCTGGCAAAGGTTGCCAACGCAGGCTGTCAGGTGGTCGGTATCTCGATCAACACCCAGCATCTGTCGGAGGCAGAGGCAGACGCCTATCTGGTCGAGGTTGAACAACGCTTGGGCTTGCCAGCCGTGGACCCGTTCCGCCAAGGTGCCGCGAGATTGGCGGAGGCTTTGGCAGCCCTCTGA
- a CDS encoding TRAP transporter substrate-binding protein, which translates to MTKGNMNRRTMLRGAALGALATPALVGKGIAQGKVNWRVQAHWPKASSSFTDSLGKLAEVLETRTEGAFKMDLLGAGEFAKGPDIYNIVRKGVVPMGTVSPSYVQDQAQAASFLFGIPGTFRQAWEMEHAVKNLGLEALVNEDLNADGVMMKTEKVLPVEIVVSKKIESAEDFKGLKLRSSGTMLDYLQSAGAAPQYIPGSELYQSLSSGVVDGAHWGAAVGAKSMSLWEVCKYHYKPALGQTTDAFILNMEAVDGLEDDLRTALLDTMETRFFQRSAEYQHAEAIAISSGIAENDIEVSELPDDVLAILADASAKILDTEAQKGERAAKAADIYKTLMTDLGYL; encoded by the coding sequence ATGACAAAAGGCAATATGAACCGTCGCACCATGCTGCGCGGCGCTGCTCTTGGCGCGCTGGCGACACCGGCGCTGGTCGGCAAAGGGATCGCGCAGGGCAAGGTCAACTGGCGCGTGCAAGCGCATTGGCCCAAAGCGTCCAGCTCTTTCACCGACAGCCTTGGCAAACTGGCCGAAGTGCTAGAAACGCGCACCGAAGGCGCGTTCAAAATGGATCTGCTGGGTGCTGGTGAGTTCGCCAAAGGCCCCGACATCTACAATATCGTGCGCAAGGGCGTGGTGCCCATGGGGACGGTCAGCCCGTCCTATGTGCAAGATCAGGCGCAGGCCGCGTCCTTCCTGTTCGGCATCCCCGGCACCTTCCGTCAGGCTTGGGAAATGGAACACGCCGTCAAGAACCTTGGCCTTGAGGCGCTGGTGAACGAAGACCTGAACGCCGATGGCGTGATGATGAAGACAGAAAAGGTTTTGCCCGTCGAAATCGTCGTGTCGAAAAAGATCGAATCCGCCGAAGACTTCAAAGGGCTCAAGCTGCGGTCGTCGGGTACGATGCTGGATTACCTGCAATCCGCTGGTGCCGCCCCGCAATACATCCCCGGGTCCGAACTCTATCAATCGCTCAGCTCGGGCGTTGTGGATGGCGCGCATTGGGGCGCTGCCGTGGGGGCGAAATCCATGTCCCTCTGGGAGGTCTGCAAATACCACTACAAACCCGCGCTTGGTCAGACCACCGACGCCTTTATCCTGAATATGGAGGCCGTCGACGGGCTGGAGGACGATCTGCGCACTGCCCTGCTCGACACGATGGAAACGCGCTTCTTCCAGCGGTCGGCCGAATACCAGCACGCCGAAGCCATCGCGATTTCTTCGGGCATCGCCGAGAACGATATCGAGGTGTCCGAACTGCCCGACGACGTTCTGGCGATCCTTGCCGATGCCTCGGCCAAGATCCTCGACACAGAGGCGCAGAAAGGCGAACGCGCGGCAAAGGCGGCGGATATCTACAAAACCTTGATGACCGACCTCGGCTACCTCTAG
- a CDS encoding LysE family translocator, with translation MTIDVLSALALFALITSITPGPNNLMLMASGANFGFARTVPHMMGITLGFMVMLLLVGFGLIRVFDAFPVIYSVLKILSLIYLIYLAYKIATAAPVQSADPNAKPLSFLQAAGFQWVNPKAWAFGLSIITIYVPSAGILPLVITALVVAVMALPSITLWTLLGGQMARFLTNPRRLRVFNVTMAALLAASLLPALWPAS, from the coding sequence ATGACCATCGATGTCCTCTCTGCGCTCGCGCTTTTCGCGCTGATCACCTCTATCACGCCGGGGCCGAACAACCTGATGCTGATGGCATCGGGCGCGAACTTCGGCTTTGCGCGCACGGTCCCGCATATGATGGGCATCACCCTTGGTTTTATGGTCATGTTGCTGCTGGTGGGCTTTGGCCTGATCCGGGTGTTTGACGCCTTTCCCGTCATCTATTCGGTGCTCAAGATCCTGAGCCTGATTTATCTGATCTACCTTGCCTATAAGATCGCCACCGCCGCCCCGGTGCAAAGCGCAGACCCGAACGCCAAACCGCTGAGCTTTCTGCAAGCGGCGGGGTTTCAATGGGTCAACCCCAAGGCCTGGGCCTTCGGGCTCAGCATCATCACGATCTACGTGCCCTCTGCCGGCATATTGCCGCTGGTGATCACGGCGCTTGTCGTGGCGGTGATGGCGCTGCCGTCGATCACCCTCTGGACCCTTCTTGGCGGGCAGATGGCCCGTTTTCTAACCAATCCCCGGCGTTTGCGGGTGTTTAACGTGACCATGGCCGCGCTGCTCGCGGCGTCGTTGCTGCCTGCCCTTTGGCCGGCCAGCTGA
- a CDS encoding GntR family transcriptional regulator, with amino-acid sequence MNLNPRPLDAHPLAHDRVYRQLRTRIMHGDLAPGQALTLRGIGKEYEVSMTPAREAVRRLAAEGALTMSASGRISTPELSNERIEELAALRALIEVELASRALPRAHLALIDRMQAINNAISDAVIHRDAVSYIRTNLEFHRTLYLRAQAPAMLAMAETVWLQMGPTMRALYGRLRRTEPPHFHKLIIAALRAGDEPGLRLAVRTDVTQGLRMLAT; translated from the coding sequence ATGAACCTGAACCCTCGCCCCCTTGATGCGCATCCTTTGGCCCATGACCGTGTCTATCGGCAGTTGCGGACCCGCATCATGCACGGCGATCTGGCCCCGGGACAGGCGCTGACCCTGCGGGGAATCGGCAAGGAATACGAGGTGTCGATGACTCCCGCCCGCGAGGCCGTGCGACGGCTGGCGGCGGAAGGGGCGCTGACCATGTCGGCCTCTGGCCGGATATCGACGCCGGAGCTGAGCAACGAACGGATCGAGGAACTGGCCGCCCTGCGTGCCCTGATCGAGGTGGAGCTTGCGAGCCGCGCCCTGCCGCGGGCCCACCTTGCGCTGATCGACCGGATGCAGGCGATCAACAATGCCATCTCGGATGCGGTGATCCACCGTGACGCGGTGAGCTATATTCGCACCAATCTGGAATTTCATCGCACGCTATACCTGCGGGCGCAGGCCCCTGCGATGCTGGCGATGGCGGAAACGGTCTGGCTGCAGATGGGTCCGACGATGCGGGCGCTTTACGGGCGGCTCAGACGGACAGAGCCGCCGCATTTTCACAAGCTGATTATCGCGGCGCTGCGCGCGGGCGACGAACCCGGTCTGCGGCTGGCAGTGCGCACCGACGTGACCCAAGGTCTGCGGATGCTGGCGACGTGA